The proteins below are encoded in one region of Aeromonas jandaei:
- a CDS encoding tripartite tricarboxylate transporter permease encodes MDTWMYLSQGFAVALTPENLVIALIGCFVGTVVGLLPGLGPINGVAILLPLAFALKLPPESALILLATVYIGCEYGGRISSILLNVPGDAAAIMTALDGYPMAQQGKAGVALSISAVSSFVGSMLAIGGIILFAPALARWSLAFGPAEYFALMVFAIACLGSMMSQNPLKSFMAALIGLGLATVGVDANTGIYRFTFDSVHLSDGVQFIVVVIGLFSVSEILLMLEHTSGGGKLVRTTGRMLFNFKELVYCTGTMLRSSTIGFFVGILPGAGATIASAITYMSEKRLAGPNAKFGEGDIRGVAAPEAANNASACGSFIPMLTLGVPGSGTTAVMMGALTLYNITPGPTMFTEQPDVVWGLIAALLLANVMLLVMNIPMVGIFTRMLSIPLWFLVPAIASVSAVGVYAVHSTTFDLLLMVGLGVFGYLLRKMHFPMSPLILGFVLGEMLEQNLRRALSISNGDTAILWSSSISQTLLVLAIVVIALPPLVRLLRRRNTVVAATDASAEQSS; translated from the coding sequence ATGGATACCTGGATGTACCTCTCCCAGGGCTTTGCGGTGGCGCTCACCCCGGAGAATCTGGTGATTGCCCTCATCGGCTGCTTTGTCGGCACCGTGGTCGGCCTGCTGCCGGGCCTTGGCCCCATCAACGGCGTCGCCATCCTGTTGCCGCTGGCCTTTGCCCTGAAACTGCCCCCCGAATCGGCGTTGATCCTGCTCGCCACCGTCTATATCGGTTGCGAATATGGCGGGCGGATCTCCTCGATCCTGCTCAACGTACCGGGGGATGCCGCCGCCATCATGACCGCGCTGGATGGCTACCCCATGGCCCAGCAGGGCAAGGCGGGAGTGGCCCTCTCCATCTCGGCTGTCAGCTCCTTTGTCGGCTCCATGCTCGCCATCGGCGGGATCATTCTATTCGCTCCGGCGCTGGCGCGCTGGTCGCTCGCCTTCGGCCCGGCGGAGTATTTCGCCCTGATGGTGTTCGCCATCGCCTGCCTTGGCAGCATGATGAGCCAGAATCCGCTCAAATCCTTTATGGCGGCACTGATTGGGCTGGGGCTCGCCACCGTCGGGGTGGATGCCAACACCGGCATCTATCGCTTCACCTTCGACAGCGTGCACCTCTCGGACGGGGTGCAGTTTATCGTGGTGGTGATCGGTCTCTTCTCGGTGAGCGAGATCCTGCTGATGCTGGAGCACACCAGCGGCGGCGGCAAGCTGGTGCGTACCACCGGGCGGATGCTGTTCAACTTCAAGGAGCTGGTCTACTGCACCGGCACCATGCTGCGCTCCTCTACCATCGGCTTTTTCGTCGGCATTCTGCCGGGCGCCGGCGCCACCATTGCGAGCGCCATCACCTACATGAGCGAGAAGCGGCTGGCCGGCCCGAATGCCAAATTCGGCGAAGGGGATATTCGCGGCGTGGCCGCGCCAGAGGCGGCCAACAATGCCTCCGCCTGTGGCTCCTTTATCCCCATGCTCACCCTGGGGGTGCCGGGGTCGGGCACCACGGCGGTGATGATGGGGGCGCTGACCCTCTACAACATCACCCCGGGCCCCACCATGTTCACCGAACAACCCGATGTGGTGTGGGGACTGATCGCCGCCCTCTTGCTGGCCAACGTCATGCTGCTGGTGATGAACATCCCCATGGTGGGCATTTTCACCCGCATGCTCTCCATCCCGCTCTGGTTTCTGGTGCCCGCCATCGCCAGCGTCTCGGCGGTGGGGGTCTATGCGGTGCACAGCACCACCTTCGATCTGCTGCTGATGGTGGGCCTCGGGGTCTTTGGCTACCTGCTGCGCAAAATGCACTTCCCCATGTCACCGCTCATTCTGGGCTTCGTGCTGGGTGAAATGCTGGAGCAGAACCTGCGCCGCGCCCTTTCCATCAGCAATGGCGACACTGCCATCCTGTGGAGCAGCAGCATCAGCCAAACCCTGCTGGTGCTGGCGATCGTGGTGATCGCCCTACCCCCGCTGGTACGCCTGCTGCGACGCCGCAACACAGTCGTGGCCGCCACGGATGCCAGCGCAGAACAAAGCTCCTGA
- a CDS encoding DUF4123 domain-containing protein, with amino-acid sequence MTFQEWRSQYPGKLFAIVDAALDTTAVADYCNHGGANAIPLFAGTAFADQAEQGPWLFPSPTPEFIAAHPQLGGVYVASDAAIDVVLQHWQSLIEVAFEGDVMWLRYADSRVFPKMLATMSQQELDDVLGPCSSLWATDSVWQRSPEAAFTPRQAPWFRIQSHHLAQLYDESRHAYILSRHLWQRMEDMMTRHPNPEAAIARVLKQVNQAGLEGDVRDGAVAGAISLQARMSLDAIRAPLMLNDEEMAQVNNWLSKHPELIGAA; translated from the coding sequence ATGACTTTTCAAGAATGGCGCAGCCAATATCCCGGCAAACTGTTTGCTATCGTCGATGCTGCGCTCGATACCACCGCGGTGGCGGACTACTGCAACCATGGTGGCGCAAACGCTATTCCCTTGTTTGCCGGCACTGCGTTTGCAGACCAAGCAGAACAAGGTCCTTGGCTATTCCCATCTCCGACTCCCGAGTTTATTGCTGCCCACCCACAGTTGGGTGGCGTATATGTCGCGAGCGATGCCGCTATTGATGTCGTCCTGCAGCACTGGCAAAGCCTGATAGAAGTGGCCTTTGAAGGAGATGTGATGTGGCTGCGCTATGCCGATAGCCGGGTCTTTCCCAAGATGCTTGCCACCATGAGCCAGCAGGAGCTTGATGATGTGCTGGGGCCCTGCTCAAGCCTCTGGGCCACCGACAGTGTGTGGCAACGCTCGCCTGAGGCCGCATTTACCCCTCGCCAAGCCCCCTGGTTTCGCATTCAGTCTCACCACCTGGCGCAACTGTATGACGAAAGCCGTCACGCCTACATCCTCTCTCGCCACCTCTGGCAACGGATGGAGGATATGATGACGCGTCATCCTAACCCGGAGGCAGCCATTGCGCGTGTACTCAAACAAGTCAATCAAGCTGGGCTGGAAGGTGATGTTCGCGATGGCGCTGTGGCCGGGGCGATCTCATTGCAGGCACGCATGTCACTCGATGCCATCAGAGCACCCTTGATGCTTAACGACGAAGAGATGGCTCAGGTAAATAACTGGCTGAGCAAACATCCTGAATTGATAGGAGCCGCGTAA
- a CDS encoding DUF2931 family protein, translating to MLKRWILVLGLLCPLLACAANTQIKPFSWRYGTGSNVDSFCTTKAEFYWQGKKVVGYPGGGCNAGILQSKLINKKYYWAGGGGLPTDGVPVPDKAVIEMVSFHDRKRYRIKVDLPIDLEQKMRQVYLIEGRHDRRNRLYFGLAPGGYFEVILTGGGLQLSPDLLLVRGIAEEVTDDWYDKKVPVARQYGMDDFDKKYGELFKQYPVPNGMDWAPIMDAYRAAQPKTDTDPVQ from the coding sequence ATGTTAAAACGATGGATATTAGTGCTTGGCCTGCTTTGTCCTCTGTTGGCTTGTGCTGCGAATACACAGATCAAACCTTTTTCTTGGCGTTATGGTACAGGCTCTAATGTTGATAGTTTTTGTACAACCAAAGCAGAGTTTTACTGGCAAGGTAAGAAGGTGGTGGGTTATCCAGGAGGGGGCTGCAACGCTGGCATTCTGCAGAGTAAACTTATCAATAAAAAGTATTACTGGGCTGGTGGTGGAGGACTGCCGACAGACGGTGTACCCGTACCCGATAAAGCCGTGATTGAGATGGTTTCGTTCCATGATCGAAAACGATACCGCATCAAGGTAGATTTACCTATCGATCTAGAGCAGAAAATGCGTCAGGTGTATTTGATTGAAGGGCGTCATGATAGACGAAATCGCCTCTATTTTGGTTTGGCTCCTGGTGGTTATTTCGAGGTCATATTAACCGGAGGAGGATTGCAGCTCAGTCCTGACCTACTGCTTGTCCGCGGCATAGCCGAAGAGGTAACCGATGATTGGTATGACAAGAAAGTACCGGTAGCACGCCAATATGGAATGGATGATTTTGACAAGAAATATGGTGAGCTATTCAAGCAATACCCAGTTCCCAATGGCATGGACTGGGCCCCGATCATGGACGCTTACCGCGCCGCTCAACCCAAGACAGATACTGACCCAGTGCAATGA
- a CDS encoding tripartite tricarboxylate transporter TctB family protein yields the protein MSDRIFAAIWLLLCLAGASLAWQYQSEYSYEPLGPRPFPLGILGLMALCALLLLRRQPDTVSWPPLRTLRHLAIMVAALAGYGASFEWLGFPLATALLTFVLGRLFGASAKAALLSGIVGGLVLYFAFDRLLDVTLPLGVWFS from the coding sequence ATGAGCGATCGCATCTTCGCCGCCATCTGGCTGCTGCTCTGTCTGGCGGGGGCCTCCCTCGCCTGGCAGTACCAGAGCGAATACAGCTATGAGCCGCTGGGGCCACGTCCCTTTCCGCTCGGGATCCTCGGTCTGATGGCACTCTGTGCCCTGCTCCTGCTGCGCCGCCAGCCGGACACCGTCAGCTGGCCACCGCTGCGTACCCTGCGCCACCTTGCCATCATGGTGGCAGCGCTGGCCGGTTACGGCGCCAGCTTCGAGTGGCTGGGCTTTCCGCTGGCTACCGCCCTGCTCACCTTTGTGCTGGGGCGCCTGTTTGGCGCCTCGGCCAAAGCCGCCCTGCTCTCCGGCATCGTCGGCGGGCTGGTGCTCTATTTCGCCTTTGACAGGCTGCTGGATGTCACCCTGCCCCTCGGCGTCTGGTTCTCTTAA
- the tctD gene encoding transcriptional regulator TctD — translation MRLLLAEDNHELAHWLSRALTSAGFAVDWVADGARADHLLRHEKYALAVLDIEMPKLDGLAVLGRLRSRGQGLPVLLLTARGAVEERICGLNAGADDYLAKPFDLGELDARLRALLRRSESGGAELRLGRLTLHPDGYFLLADARLALTPREQALLTALMYRHGRPVAKGQLFEQVFNLDDEAGLDSIDLYIHRLRKKLVGSGVVITTLRGLGYLLEAAPEASH, via the coding sequence ATGCGCTTGCTGTTGGCAGAAGACAATCACGAACTGGCCCACTGGCTGTCGCGGGCGCTCACCAGCGCCGGTTTCGCAGTGGATTGGGTGGCTGACGGCGCCCGGGCCGATCACCTGTTGCGCCACGAAAAATACGCGCTGGCGGTGCTCGATATCGAGATGCCCAAGCTTGACGGGCTGGCGGTACTCGGCCGATTGCGCAGCCGGGGGCAGGGGTTGCCGGTGCTGCTGCTCACCGCTCGCGGCGCCGTGGAGGAGCGCATCTGCGGCCTCAATGCCGGTGCCGATGACTATCTGGCCAAGCCGTTCGATCTGGGGGAGCTGGATGCCCGGTTGCGGGCCCTGCTGCGGCGCAGCGAAAGCGGTGGCGCCGAGCTGCGGCTGGGACGCCTGACCCTGCATCCCGACGGCTATTTTCTGCTGGCGGATGCCCGGCTGGCCCTGACTCCGCGCGAGCAGGCGCTGCTGACCGCGCTGATGTACCGCCACGGGCGCCCCGTCGCCAAAGGGCAGCTGTTCGAGCAGGTGTTCAATCTCGATGACGAGGCGGGGCTCGACAGCATCGATCTCTATATCCACCGATTGCGCAAAAAGCTGGTAGGCAGCGGGGTGGTGATCACCACTTTGCGCGGGCTGGGCTATCTGCTGGAAGCGGCGCCGGAGGCTTCCCATTAG
- a CDS encoding sensor histidine kinase, with protein MLILWAASAWYSYYGALAAATSAYDRTLLASARTVAERLTASDGVLKVDVPYVVLDSFERNMRDRLFYQVRGIDDGVISGFDDLPPMPVGTPLTDRYPALAYFYDGLYQEAPIRAVMLLQPVGEGGVTGMARITVAETLLGRQQLAQQLLWSALLTQGALVVLTLLLAYLLLKRLLTPMRRLSREILRRDAATLAPLPDLLPWQETRPLVQAFNRQLARLRQLVARQERFSADAAHQLRTPLTILKTQVEVARGSGDPALMSESLDAMAVRLDHTIALTERLLLLARLKSDECSGLRQREPIELTTLVQQACLSRLAQARSKGIDLGYEGEESAIMVAGEPLLLGELCANLLDNAIKYTPPHGTVTARVVHGNGQIWLEVEDSGPGIAPELAERVWQPFQRLEQGSEQPGAGLGLALVRDIAHYHHGEVLLLPATQLGGLLVRLILPLAKS; from the coding sequence TTGCTGATCCTCTGGGCCGCCTCGGCCTGGTACAGCTACTACGGCGCGCTGGCGGCGGCCACCTCGGCCTATGATCGCACCCTGCTCGCCTCGGCCCGCACCGTCGCCGAGCGGCTGACGGCAAGCGATGGGGTTCTCAAGGTGGATGTGCCCTACGTGGTGCTCGACAGCTTCGAGCGCAACATGCGCGATCGCCTCTTCTATCAGGTGCGCGGCATCGACGATGGGGTCATCTCCGGCTTTGACGATTTGCCCCCCATGCCGGTTGGCACGCCGCTGACCGACCGCTATCCGGCGCTCGCCTACTTCTACGACGGGCTCTATCAGGAGGCGCCAATTCGCGCCGTGATGCTGCTGCAACCGGTAGGCGAGGGGGGAGTCACCGGCATGGCCCGCATCACGGTGGCGGAAACCCTGCTCGGCCGCCAGCAACTGGCACAGCAGCTGCTCTGGTCGGCCCTGCTGACCCAGGGGGCGCTGGTGGTGCTCACCCTGCTGCTCGCTTATCTGTTGCTCAAGCGGCTGCTCACCCCGATGCGCCGTTTGTCGCGGGAGATCCTGCGCCGCGATGCCGCCACGCTCGCTCCCTTGCCGGATCTGCTCCCCTGGCAGGAGACCCGGCCGCTGGTGCAGGCGTTCAACCGCCAGCTGGCCCGCTTGCGTCAGCTGGTGGCCCGGCAGGAGCGCTTCAGTGCCGATGCCGCCCATCAGCTGCGCACGCCGCTTACCATCCTGAAAACCCAGGTTGAGGTAGCGCGCGGCAGCGGCGATCCCGCCCTGATGAGCGAGAGCCTCGATGCCATGGCCGTGCGGCTCGATCACACCATCGCCCTGACCGAGCGGCTCCTGCTGCTGGCCCGACTCAAATCGGACGAGTGCTCCGGGCTGCGCCAGCGTGAGCCCATCGAGTTGACGACGCTGGTGCAGCAGGCCTGTCTGTCACGGTTGGCGCAGGCGCGCAGCAAGGGGATCGATCTCGGTTACGAGGGGGAGGAGTCCGCCATCATGGTGGCGGGGGAGCCGCTGCTGCTCGGGGAGCTGTGTGCCAACCTGCTCGACAACGCCATCAAATACACCCCGCCCCACGGCACGGTGACGGCGCGGGTGGTGCACGGCAACGGGCAGATCTGGCTGGAGGTAGAGGATAGTGGCCCCGGCATCGCCCCCGAGCTGGCAGAGCGGGTCTGGCAGCCGTTTCAGCGCCTCGAGCAGGGCAGCGAACAGCCGGGGGCGGGGCTTGGTCTGGCGCTGGTGCGCGACATCGCCCACTACCATCACGGCGAGGTGCTGCTGCTGCCTGCCACCCAGCTGGGGGGCTTGTTGGTCAGGCTGATCTTGCCGCTGGCAAAATCGTGA
- a CDS encoding phospholipase effector Tle1 domain-containing protein, with translation MPKNELSNLPTRVYRSDLRSPDEVFSNGMPISGTDDDIYRHVNGSSCKKGTSAFLATSDNLEFLKKHWAKDGLLMSKQDFIYIYEIIPDARFFNAYHSLSYTSKKNKDSSLQSTAERFKHQGEWLAKGGVSAENIASVEVYGRTDKGNDIVFIKRVENSRVTATPSANAYPYQYKSSKDKSGSLLSCFGYGKKEPKEQHAAGGISPHCIPCEKNNCWIEIDVRDEHNHSFQGLKATLTDATGTAKTVTLQNGPTLVEGFAVGPVTVKLETKSWLKAAQSREALKEGETSQVPAYTDKLFGHDDVKREHVKVTTGDLCLTDPEQPLPEGHKVGQAQPPRFITKHSYVIEVKSYQINILRIGVFFDGTGNNTHNAQAGLQKVEQWLLETCSDPVQREKELRGCQMGKSPVEGSSANDVTNVWKLNDQYLFGAETLSARAYISGIGTRDPIAGKNGPKYRSDDTLTQGFDLDFGGENTSIIGKVTQACTDTILMGIQDDLRDVLPSIGCIHRIVFDVFGFSRGAAAARHFVNTVDQKSDHPLVQAMANSPDIRLKAGFDWASRDDVRFTFVGLFDTVVSSYNRSVNIQLKADCAERVVHLTALDEVRKYFPLSRITEDAAGTSTPDHFTELALPGAHSDIGGGYYSRWSLSNPNSDPALIECIELERFMSVETVITPDAESIAYQKAKAYAEEKRTLGWVTRINPNLSRGAVPPLGAISLKPYSFRRPEGKNSIGPGKKSVYVEVLMSRVVEGEYSRIPLHMMVEAGRAVGVPFKAWVPDDRALQLEPLSIKRPEADLKALDKLWALSAIEQKVAKNLAHQLSPDVYRALRRDYLHHSASNKGIANPAHTNKDETSISKERRELIGNKVS, from the coding sequence ATGCCCAAAAATGAATTAAGCAATCTTCCCACACGGGTTTACCGGAGCGATTTAAGAAGCCCAGATGAGGTATTTAGCAATGGGATGCCAATCAGTGGAACTGATGATGATATCTATCGCCATGTGAATGGTAGTAGCTGCAAAAAAGGAACATCTGCATTTCTTGCAACCTCAGATAATCTTGAATTCCTGAAAAAGCATTGGGCTAAAGATGGTTTGCTCATGAGCAAGCAGGACTTTATCTACATTTATGAAATTATACCGGATGCTCGCTTTTTCAATGCGTACCACAGCTTAAGTTATACCAGCAAAAAGAATAAAGATAGCTCGCTCCAGAGTACTGCAGAGAGGTTCAAACACCAGGGCGAATGGCTTGCTAAAGGCGGTGTTAGTGCAGAAAATATTGCTTCAGTTGAGGTGTATGGTCGCACAGATAAAGGAAATGACATTGTATTTATCAAGAGGGTTGAAAATAGCCGTGTTACAGCCACCCCTTCTGCAAATGCATACCCTTATCAATATAAATCCTCAAAGGATAAATCAGGTTCTTTATTGAGCTGCTTCGGTTACGGAAAAAAAGAGCCGAAAGAACAGCATGCTGCCGGGGGTATTAGTCCTCACTGCATTCCCTGCGAGAAGAATAATTGCTGGATTGAAATAGATGTTCGTGATGAGCACAACCACTCATTCCAAGGGCTTAAAGCCACGTTGACTGATGCCACCGGCACTGCCAAGACGGTGACGCTGCAAAATGGCCCGACGTTGGTGGAGGGCTTTGCCGTGGGGCCGGTGACAGTCAAGCTGGAAACCAAGTCATGGCTTAAAGCAGCTCAGTCCCGTGAAGCGCTGAAAGAGGGCGAAACCAGCCAGGTTCCCGCTTATACCGACAAACTTTTCGGTCACGACGATGTAAAGCGCGAGCATGTCAAAGTAACTACTGGCGACCTTTGCCTTACTGACCCTGAACAGCCGCTACCGGAAGGACACAAAGTCGGTCAGGCCCAGCCGCCGCGCTTTATCACCAAGCACTCCTATGTGATTGAAGTTAAAAGCTATCAGATCAATATCTTGCGGATTGGGGTGTTTTTTGACGGCACAGGTAACAACACCCACAACGCCCAGGCGGGGCTACAAAAAGTAGAGCAGTGGCTTCTGGAAACCTGCTCAGATCCTGTGCAGCGTGAGAAAGAGCTACGGGGCTGCCAGATGGGGAAAAGCCCAGTTGAAGGGAGTTCGGCTAACGACGTAACCAATGTTTGGAAACTTAATGACCAATATTTATTTGGCGCAGAAACGTTGAGTGCGAGAGCCTATATCAGTGGTATTGGAACTCGCGATCCTATTGCGGGAAAAAATGGCCCTAAATATCGTTCGGACGATACCCTGACCCAAGGCTTTGATCTCGATTTTGGTGGAGAAAACACCTCCATCATTGGAAAGGTGACGCAAGCTTGCACAGATACAATTCTGATGGGGATTCAAGATGATCTCCGTGATGTTTTACCAAGTATCGGCTGCATCCATCGCATCGTATTCGATGTTTTTGGCTTTAGTCGGGGCGCCGCTGCTGCTCGCCATTTTGTTAATACTGTCGACCAAAAATCCGATCATCCATTGGTGCAGGCTATGGCGAATAGCCCGGATATTCGCCTTAAGGCAGGATTTGATTGGGCTAGCCGCGACGATGTGCGCTTTACCTTTGTGGGGCTGTTCGATACCGTTGTTTCCTCTTACAACCGCAGTGTCAATATTCAACTAAAAGCGGATTGTGCAGAGCGGGTGGTACATCTCACCGCGTTGGATGAAGTTCGCAAATACTTCCCACTATCACGAATTACAGAAGATGCTGCCGGCACCAGCACTCCTGATCACTTTACTGAGCTGGCGCTACCGGGGGCTCACTCAGACATAGGTGGCGGTTATTATAGCCGCTGGAGCTTGAGCAATCCCAACAGCGATCCAGCCCTGATCGAGTGCATTGAGTTGGAGCGTTTTATGAGTGTGGAAACGGTTATAACACCAGATGCCGAGAGCATTGCCTATCAAAAAGCTAAGGCGTATGCCGAAGAGAAACGAACGTTGGGCTGGGTCACTCGTATCAACCCCAACCTGTCTCGTGGCGCCGTGCCACCGCTGGGAGCGATCAGTCTGAAACCTTACTCGTTCCGGCGTCCCGAGGGGAAAAATAGCATAGGTCCCGGCAAAAAGTCGGTCTATGTAGAAGTGCTGATGAGCAGGGTAGTTGAGGGGGAATACTCCCGAATTCCGTTACATATGATGGTTGAGGCGGGCCGAGCTGTGGGGGTGCCGTTTAAAGCGTGGGTGCCAGATGATAGGGCATTGCAGCTTGAGCCGCTCTCTATCAAGCGGCCAGAGGCTGACTTGAAGGCGCTGGATAAACTTTGGGCCTTATCCGCCATCGAACAGAAGGTTGCTAAGAATTTGGCTCATCAATTATCGCCCGATGTTTACCGTGCCTTGCGTCGTGACTATCTCCACCACAGTGCCAGCAACAAGGGCATTGCAAATCCGGCCCATACCAATAAAGACGAAACGAGTATTAGTAAAGAGAGGCGCGAACTGATAGGGAACAAGGTGTCATGA
- a CDS encoding Bug family tripartite tricarboxylate transporter substrate binding protein, which produces MKQRTRHALALLTLLGALPLQAAESVTAPSRTECIAPAKPGGGFDLTCKLLQVSLQETGTIDKPMRVTYMPGGVGAVAYNAIVAQRPAEAGTVVAFSGGSLLNLSQGKFGRYGVDDVRWLAAVGTDYGMIAVRHDAPYQNLKDLVNAMANDPNSVVIGAGASIGSQDWMKTALLAKQAGVDPHKMRYVAFEGGGEPVTALLGNHVQAVSGDLSEMVPYIGGDKLRVLAVFAKERLPGKLATIPTAKEQGYDLEWPVIRGFYVGPKVSDSEYQWWKQTFDQLVKTDTFKAQRDLRGLFEFDLTGDALDSYVKTQVAQYREQARAFGLAK; this is translated from the coding sequence ATGAAGCAACGCACACGTCATGCCCTCGCCCTGCTGACCCTGCTCGGCGCCCTGCCGCTGCAGGCGGCCGAGAGTGTCACCGCCCCGAGCCGTACCGAATGTATCGCACCGGCCAAACCGGGCGGTGGTTTCGATCTCACCTGCAAGCTGTTGCAGGTGAGCCTGCAGGAGACCGGCACCATCGACAAACCGATGCGGGTCACCTATATGCCGGGCGGGGTCGGTGCCGTTGCCTACAACGCCATCGTGGCGCAGCGCCCTGCCGAGGCGGGGACTGTGGTCGCCTTCTCCGGCGGCTCCCTGCTCAACCTCTCACAGGGGAAATTTGGCCGTTACGGGGTGGATGATGTGCGCTGGCTGGCGGCGGTGGGGACCGACTACGGCATGATCGCGGTGCGCCATGATGCCCCCTATCAGAACCTCAAGGATCTGGTGAATGCCATGGCAAACGACCCCAACAGCGTGGTCATCGGGGCGGGGGCCTCCATCGGCAGTCAGGACTGGATGAAGACGGCGCTGCTGGCCAAGCAGGCGGGCGTTGATCCGCACAAGATGCGCTACGTCGCCTTTGAAGGGGGCGGCGAGCCGGTCACCGCGCTGCTGGGCAACCATGTGCAGGCGGTCTCCGGCGATCTGAGCGAGATGGTGCCCTATATCGGTGGCGACAAGCTGCGGGTGCTGGCGGTGTTCGCCAAAGAGCGGCTGCCCGGCAAGCTGGCCACCATTCCTACCGCCAAAGAGCAGGGTTATGACCTGGAGTGGCCGGTGATCCGCGGCTTCTATGTCGGCCCCAAGGTGAGCGACAGCGAATACCAGTGGTGGAAGCAAACCTTCGATCAGCTGGTGAAGACCGATACCTTCAAGGCGCAGCGGGATCTGCGCGGCCTGTTCGAGTTTGACCTGACAGGGGATGCGCTCGACAGCTACGTCAAGACCCAGGTGGCGCAATATCGCGAGCAGGCCAGGGCCTTCGGTCTGGCCAAATAG